In Vespula pensylvanica isolate Volc-1 chromosome 21, ASM1446617v1, whole genome shotgun sequence, one genomic interval encodes:
- the LOC122636378 gene encoding clavesin-2-like yields MSEYCEYMWDPSGHTSTALSRSIYQEDARLDKRDKKLAIKSVRAILREMPDVDLKHCTDEYITRFLLARKYRAEQAAALIAAYQAQIAHRQDIFGNLTARDPALQRALRAGIPGVLPARDRKGRCVLVILASQWDPIAVPALSVQRAIFLVLEILIQDPRNQQSGFVAVVDWSGFSLRQGGALGAAALRNLIAALRGRFPARFKAIHFLSAPLYVQATLAFVKPFLDEKTRNKIYLHGNNLSTLHEHLPTDILPAELGGTGPSFNPGLWAEPVIHSAMKEAELAALKKEKEQLQDERNENASERLTNFADDDKVVESKNVENYKRNEPAFEEHKHERESFKSFGKSYRNNGDGKSVELSLIRTTTSSDSKNANKVEEQKDRTRLIEVAESNNGNEAKTNGLDNRMDHLREVDDLALLELQSETNSNEFEMISSRPDSEDSKDNSLENRSEKVLIRTGKSHTPTEEMNLIT; encoded by the exons ATGTCGGAGTATTGCGAATATATGTGGGATCCGAGTGGTCACACAAGTACGGCACTTTCTCGGAGCATTTACCAAGAAGATGCGAGGTTGGACAAGCGAGACAAAAAGCTGGCCATTAAATCGGTCCGAGCGATTCTTCGAGAGATGCCGGATGTGG ACTTGAAACATTGCACGGACGAATATATTACGCGCTTCCTGCTCGCACGGAAGTATCGAGCCGAGCAAGCAGCTGCTCTGATAGCTGCTTATCAAGCTCAGATAGCTCATCGACAGGATATTTTCGGTAATCTCACTGCTCGTGATCCTGCATTGCAACGAGCTTTACGTGCTGGTATACCCGGTGTTTTACCTGCTCGCGACAG GAAAGGCAGGTGCGTTTTGGTAATCTTAGCTTCACAATGGGATCCAATTGCGGTGCCAGCGTTATCGGTTCAACGAGCAATTTTTTTAGTCCTCGAAATTCTAATTCAAGATCCAAGAAACCAG CAATCCGGTTTCGTAGCTGTGGTCGATTGGAGTGGATTTTCTCTGCGGCAAGGCGGTGCATTGGGTGCAGCAGCTCTTCGAAACTTGATAGCTGCGCTTCGTGGTCGATTTCCGGCCAGATTCAAGGCTATACACTTCCTTTCGGCGCCTTTATACGTTCAAGCTACTTTAGCTTTTGTCAAACCTTTCCTGGATGAAAAAACTCGTAATAAG atttatttgcaTGGAAATAATCTTAGTACTCTCCACGAACATCTCCCAACGGATATACTACCTGCGGAATTAGGAGGCACTGGGCCATCCTTTAATCCTGGCCTCTGGGCCGAGCCAGTCATTCATTCGGCAATGAAGGAAGCTGAATTGGCAGccttgaaaaaggaaaaggagcaattacaagatgaaagaaacgagaatgcTTCTGAAAGACTGACAAACTTTGCCGACGACGACAAAGTCGTGGAATCAAAGAACgttgaaaattacaaaagaaacgaacCAGCTTTCGAGGAACACaaacacgagagagaaagtttcaaGAGCTTTGGTAAATCCTATCGAAATAACGGAGATGGGAAAAGCGTGGAGCTAAGTTTGATCAGAACTACGACTTCTTCCGATTCAAAAAACGCGAACAAAGTAGaagaacagaaagatagaACTCGTCTGATAGAAGTTGCTGAAAGTAATAACGGTAACGAAGCTAAAACCAATGGGTTGGACAACAGAATGGATCATTTAAGAGAAGTCGATGACTTGGCGCTACTCGAGTTACAATCCGAGAcgaattcgaacgaatttgaAATGATTTCTAGTAGGCCTGACAGTGAGGATAGCAAGGACAATTCGTTAGAAAATAGATCGGAAAAGGTACTCATTAGAACTGGAAAAAGTCATACGCCAACGGAGGAAATGAATCTCATTACGTAA
- the LOC122636374 gene encoding fatty-acid amide hydrolase 2 isoform X5, with amino-acid sequence MKTHVKSFTWDVDLSTNERRRKVFTNDCNFEMTTKHKNQTKMSSGRQILSLIHRFIEFVARGIFTLAAYIGGPAESQPPIKDLTLLHSATTLAFKIRNKQLSSEEVVRSYIDRIKEIQPILNCVVEERFEEALKEAKKCDEMLKSPDAPSVQVLAKEKPFLGVPFTTKDCIAVANMKQTAGLILRKDYVSKKDAEVIRLMRAAGAIPLASTNVSELAMWWEAHNRLYGTTRNPYNTRHIVGGSSGGEGCIQAAAGSPLGIGSDIGGSIRMPCFFNGIFGHKPSKGIVSNDGQYPSAHSDDQNQLLAIGPMCRHAQDMRPVLKVLADKNAEILNLDDKVDISKIQFYYMEDDGGQYFVSPVDQEIKCAMRKVVLHFEKAYKIKATKIHVRKFKKSIALWLANMTSKDNKDFSYELSNRNGNINILWEFIKWLMFLSNHTLIALLTATFERFGIKHGSEQYTKLIQERIEKNLFCVYISTYNESTPITC; translated from the exons ATGAAAACGCACGTGAAGAGTTTTACATGGGACGTTGATCTGTCGACGAACGAACGGCGCCGTAAAGTGTTCACGAACGACTGTAATTTTGAG ATGACGACCAAGcataaaaatcaaacgaaaatGAGTTCAGGAAGACAAATATTAAGTTTAATCCACCGTTTCATCGAGTTCGTTGCTAGGGGTATATTCACGTTAGCAGCTTACATCGGTGGCCCTGCAGAATCTCAACCACCGATAAAGGATTTGACACTTTTACACAGTGCGACCACATTAGCTTTTAAAATTAGGAATAAACAA TTATCTTCCGAAGAGGTAGTGAGGTCGTACATTGacagaataaaagaaattcagCCAATATTAAATTGCGTAGTAGAGGAACGCTTCGAGGAAGCGCTCAAGGAAGCTAAAAAATGTGATGAAATGTTGAAATCTCCCGATGCACCATCCGTACAAGTACTTGCCAAAGAAAAACCTTTCCTTGGTGTTCCCTTTACGACCAAG GATTGTATCGCTGTTGCTAATATGAAGCAAACGGCTGGTTTGATCCTTCGTAAAGATTATGTCTCCAAGAAAGATGCAGAAGTGATAAGACTGATGAGAGCGGCAGGAGCTATACCGTTGGCCTCGACCAATGTTTCGGAACTTGCAATGTGGTGGGAAGCGCATAACCGTTTGTACGGTACCACCAGGAATCCGTACAACACAAG acaTATAGTAGGTGGTTCTTCCGGGGGTGAGGGCTGCATACAAGCAGCAGCTGGTTCGCCATTAGGAATAGGATCTGATATCGGTGGCTCTATTCGCATGCCATGCTTTTTCAATGGAATTTTTGGTCATAAACCTTCCAAAg GTATTGTCTCAAACGATGGTCAATATCCAAGTGCCCACAGCGATGATCAGAATCAATTGCTTGCAATAGGTCCTATGTGTAGACACGCACAGGATATGAGACCTGTTCTCAAAGTACTCGCCGATAAGAACGCAGAGATATTGAATTTGGATGATAAAGTCGACATTTCGAAGATCCAG TTTTATTACATGGAGGACGACGGAGGACAATACTTTGTGTCCCCTGTAgatcaagaaataaaatgcGCTATGAGAAAAGTCGTGCTTCACTTTGAAAaagcatataaaataaaagctaCGAAAATACACGtacgaaaatttaaaaaaagcatTGCTCTATGGTTAGCAAATATGACGTCTAAAGATAACAAAGATTTTTCGTACGAATTATCCAACAGGAacggaaatataaatattttatgggAATTTATTAAGTGGTTAATGTTCCTAAGTAATCATACATTAATTGCTCTTCTAACTGCAACATTTGAGAGGTTTGGTATAAAACATGGGAGTGAGCAATACACAAAACTTATACAAGAAA GAATCGAGAAAAATCTATTCTGTGTCTACATTTCTACGTATAACGAATCCACGCCTATAACTTGTTAG
- the LOC122636374 gene encoding fatty-acid amide hydrolase 2 isoform X1, with protein sequence MKTHVKSFTWDVDLSTNERRRKVFTNDCNFEMTTKHKNQTKMSSGRQILSLIHRFIEFVARGIFTLAAYIGGPAESQPPIKDLTLLHSATTLAFKIRNKQLSSEEVVRSYIDRIKEIQPILNCVVEERFEEALKEAKKCDEMLKSPDAPSVQVLAKEKPFLGVPFTTKDCIAVANMKQTAGLILRKDYVSKKDAEVIRLMRAAGAIPLASTNVSELAMWWEAHNRLYGTTRNPYNTRHIVGGSSGGEGCIQAAAGSPLGIGSDIGGSIRMPCFFNGIFGHKPSKGIVSNDGQYPSAHSDDQNQLLAIGPMCRHAQDMRPVLKVLADKNAEILNLDDKVDISKIQFYYMEDDGGQYFVSPVDQEIKCAMRKVVLHFEKAYKIKATKIHVRKFKKSIALWLANMTSKDNKDFSYELSNRNGNINILWEFIKWLMFLSNHTLIALLTATFERFGIKHGSEQYTKLIQESKDLYQEFKDILGEDGIFLYPTHPTAAPLHHEPLIKAFNFSYTAIINVLGLPATACPLGLNKQGLPIGIQVIGGLNQDRLTLAVAEEIEKGFGGWVPPLIVA encoded by the exons ATGAAAACGCACGTGAAGAGTTTTACATGGGACGTTGATCTGTCGACGAACGAACGGCGCCGTAAAGTGTTCACGAACGACTGTAATTTTGAG ATGACGACCAAGcataaaaatcaaacgaaaatGAGTTCAGGAAGACAAATATTAAGTTTAATCCACCGTTTCATCGAGTTCGTTGCTAGGGGTATATTCACGTTAGCAGCTTACATCGGTGGCCCTGCAGAATCTCAACCACCGATAAAGGATTTGACACTTTTACACAGTGCGACCACATTAGCTTTTAAAATTAGGAATAAACAA TTATCTTCCGAAGAGGTAGTGAGGTCGTACATTGacagaataaaagaaattcagCCAATATTAAATTGCGTAGTAGAGGAACGCTTCGAGGAAGCGCTCAAGGAAGCTAAAAAATGTGATGAAATGTTGAAATCTCCCGATGCACCATCCGTACAAGTACTTGCCAAAGAAAAACCTTTCCTTGGTGTTCCCTTTACGACCAAG GATTGTATCGCTGTTGCTAATATGAAGCAAACGGCTGGTTTGATCCTTCGTAAAGATTATGTCTCCAAGAAAGATGCAGAAGTGATAAGACTGATGAGAGCGGCAGGAGCTATACCGTTGGCCTCGACCAATGTTTCGGAACTTGCAATGTGGTGGGAAGCGCATAACCGTTTGTACGGTACCACCAGGAATCCGTACAACACAAG acaTATAGTAGGTGGTTCTTCCGGGGGTGAGGGCTGCATACAAGCAGCAGCTGGTTCGCCATTAGGAATAGGATCTGATATCGGTGGCTCTATTCGCATGCCATGCTTTTTCAATGGAATTTTTGGTCATAAACCTTCCAAAg GTATTGTCTCAAACGATGGTCAATATCCAAGTGCCCACAGCGATGATCAGAATCAATTGCTTGCAATAGGTCCTATGTGTAGACACGCACAGGATATGAGACCTGTTCTCAAAGTACTCGCCGATAAGAACGCAGAGATATTGAATTTGGATGATAAAGTCGACATTTCGAAGATCCAG TTTTATTACATGGAGGACGACGGAGGACAATACTTTGTGTCCCCTGTAgatcaagaaataaaatgcGCTATGAGAAAAGTCGTGCTTCACTTTGAAAaagcatataaaataaaagctaCGAAAATACACGtacgaaaatttaaaaaaagcatTGCTCTATGGTTAGCAAATATGACGTCTAAAGATAACAAAGATTTTTCGTACGAATTATCCAACAGGAacggaaatataaatattttatgggAATTTATTAAGTGGTTAATGTTCCTAAGTAATCATACATTAATTGCTCTTCTAACTGCAACATTTGAGAGGTTTGGTATAAAACATGGGAGTGAGCAATACACAAAACTTATACAAGAAAGTAAAGACCTTTACCAAGAATTCAAG GATATTTTGGGGGAAGACGGTATTTTCTTGTATCCGACTCATCCCACGGCAGCTCCGTTGCATCACGAGCCGCTTATAAAagcatttaatttttcgtacACCGCAATTATCAATGTTTTGGGCTTGCCGGCTACAGCATGTCCATTAGGATTAAATAAGCAAGGACTTCCTATAGGCATACAG GTTATCGGTGGTTTAAATCAAGATCGTTTGACGCTTGCCGTTGCCGaggaaattgaaaaaggaTTTGGAGGCTGGGTTCCTCCGCTTATCGTAGCTTAA
- the LOC122636374 gene encoding fatty-acid amide hydrolase 2 isoform X4 produces the protein MTTKHKNQTKMSSGRQILSLIHRFIEFVARGIFTLAAYIGGPAESQPPIKDLTLLHSATTLAFKIRNKQLSSEEVVRSYIDRIKEIQPILNCVVEERFEEALKEAKKCDEMLKSPDAPSVQVLAKEKPFLGVPFTTKDCIAVANMKQTAGLILRKDYVSKKDAEVIRLMRAAGAIPLASTNVSELAMWWEAHNRLYGTTRNPYNTRHIVGGSSGGEGCIQAAAGSPLGIGSDIGGSIRMPCFFNGIFGHKPSKGIVSNDGQYPSAHSDDQNQLLAIGPMCRHAQDMRPVLKVLADKNAEILNLDDKVDISKIQFYYMEDDGGQYFVSPVDQEIKCAMRKVVLHFEKAYKIKATKIHVRKFKKSIALWLANMTSKDNKDFSYELSNRNGNINILWEFIKWLMFLSNHTLIALLTATFERFGIKHGSEQYTKLIQESKDLYQEFKDILGEDGIFLYPTHPTAAPLHHEPLIKAFNFSYTAIINVLGLPATACPLGLNKQGLPIGIQVIGGLNQDRLTLAVAEEIEKGFGGWVPPLIVA, from the exons ATGACGACCAAGcataaaaatcaaacgaaaatGAGTTCAGGAAGACAAATATTAAGTTTAATCCACCGTTTCATCGAGTTCGTTGCTAGGGGTATATTCACGTTAGCAGCTTACATCGGTGGCCCTGCAGAATCTCAACCACCGATAAAGGATTTGACACTTTTACACAGTGCGACCACATTAGCTTTTAAAATTAGGAATAAACAA TTATCTTCCGAAGAGGTAGTGAGGTCGTACATTGacagaataaaagaaattcagCCAATATTAAATTGCGTAGTAGAGGAACGCTTCGAGGAAGCGCTCAAGGAAGCTAAAAAATGTGATGAAATGTTGAAATCTCCCGATGCACCATCCGTACAAGTACTTGCCAAAGAAAAACCTTTCCTTGGTGTTCCCTTTACGACCAAG GATTGTATCGCTGTTGCTAATATGAAGCAAACGGCTGGTTTGATCCTTCGTAAAGATTATGTCTCCAAGAAAGATGCAGAAGTGATAAGACTGATGAGAGCGGCAGGAGCTATACCGTTGGCCTCGACCAATGTTTCGGAACTTGCAATGTGGTGGGAAGCGCATAACCGTTTGTACGGTACCACCAGGAATCCGTACAACACAAG acaTATAGTAGGTGGTTCTTCCGGGGGTGAGGGCTGCATACAAGCAGCAGCTGGTTCGCCATTAGGAATAGGATCTGATATCGGTGGCTCTATTCGCATGCCATGCTTTTTCAATGGAATTTTTGGTCATAAACCTTCCAAAg GTATTGTCTCAAACGATGGTCAATATCCAAGTGCCCACAGCGATGATCAGAATCAATTGCTTGCAATAGGTCCTATGTGTAGACACGCACAGGATATGAGACCTGTTCTCAAAGTACTCGCCGATAAGAACGCAGAGATATTGAATTTGGATGATAAAGTCGACATTTCGAAGATCCAG TTTTATTACATGGAGGACGACGGAGGACAATACTTTGTGTCCCCTGTAgatcaagaaataaaatgcGCTATGAGAAAAGTCGTGCTTCACTTTGAAAaagcatataaaataaaagctaCGAAAATACACGtacgaaaatttaaaaaaagcatTGCTCTATGGTTAGCAAATATGACGTCTAAAGATAACAAAGATTTTTCGTACGAATTATCCAACAGGAacggaaatataaatattttatgggAATTTATTAAGTGGTTAATGTTCCTAAGTAATCATACATTAATTGCTCTTCTAACTGCAACATTTGAGAGGTTTGGTATAAAACATGGGAGTGAGCAATACACAAAACTTATACAAGAAAGTAAAGACCTTTACCAAGAATTCAAG GATATTTTGGGGGAAGACGGTATTTTCTTGTATCCGACTCATCCCACGGCAGCTCCGTTGCATCACGAGCCGCTTATAAAagcatttaatttttcgtacACCGCAATTATCAATGTTTTGGGCTTGCCGGCTACAGCATGTCCATTAGGATTAAATAAGCAAGGACTTCCTATAGGCATACAG GTTATCGGTGGTTTAAATCAAGATCGTTTGACGCTTGCCGTTGCCGaggaaattgaaaaaggaTTTGGAGGCTGGGTTCCTCCGCTTATCGTAGCTTAA
- the LOC122636374 gene encoding fatty-acid amide hydrolase 2 isoform X2: MNRYRSENTGKGEIVSRWKIVQDCGGSSLLHRYTTVEQMTTKHKNQTKMSSGRQILSLIHRFIEFVARGIFTLAAYIGGPAESQPPIKDLTLLHSATTLAFKIRNKQLSSEEVVRSYIDRIKEIQPILNCVVEERFEEALKEAKKCDEMLKSPDAPSVQVLAKEKPFLGVPFTTKDCIAVANMKQTAGLILRKDYVSKKDAEVIRLMRAAGAIPLASTNVSELAMWWEAHNRLYGTTRNPYNTRHIVGGSSGGEGCIQAAAGSPLGIGSDIGGSIRMPCFFNGIFGHKPSKGIVSNDGQYPSAHSDDQNQLLAIGPMCRHAQDMRPVLKVLADKNAEILNLDDKVDISKIQFYYMEDDGGQYFVSPVDQEIKCAMRKVVLHFEKAYKIKATKIHVRKFKKSIALWLANMTSKDNKDFSYELSNRNGNINILWEFIKWLMFLSNHTLIALLTATFERFGIKHGSEQYTKLIQESKDLYQEFKDILGEDGIFLYPTHPTAAPLHHEPLIKAFNFSYTAIINVLGLPATACPLGLNKQGLPIGIQVIGGLNQDRLTLAVAEEIEKGFGGWVPPLIVA; the protein is encoded by the exons ATGAATCGATATCGCAGCGAAAACACGGGCAAAGGTGAGATCGTCTCACGGTGGAAGATTGTTCAAGACTGTGGAGGAAGCAGTCTGCTACATAGGTATACAACGGTGGAACAG ATGACGACCAAGcataaaaatcaaacgaaaatGAGTTCAGGAAGACAAATATTAAGTTTAATCCACCGTTTCATCGAGTTCGTTGCTAGGGGTATATTCACGTTAGCAGCTTACATCGGTGGCCCTGCAGAATCTCAACCACCGATAAAGGATTTGACACTTTTACACAGTGCGACCACATTAGCTTTTAAAATTAGGAATAAACAA TTATCTTCCGAAGAGGTAGTGAGGTCGTACATTGacagaataaaagaaattcagCCAATATTAAATTGCGTAGTAGAGGAACGCTTCGAGGAAGCGCTCAAGGAAGCTAAAAAATGTGATGAAATGTTGAAATCTCCCGATGCACCATCCGTACAAGTACTTGCCAAAGAAAAACCTTTCCTTGGTGTTCCCTTTACGACCAAG GATTGTATCGCTGTTGCTAATATGAAGCAAACGGCTGGTTTGATCCTTCGTAAAGATTATGTCTCCAAGAAAGATGCAGAAGTGATAAGACTGATGAGAGCGGCAGGAGCTATACCGTTGGCCTCGACCAATGTTTCGGAACTTGCAATGTGGTGGGAAGCGCATAACCGTTTGTACGGTACCACCAGGAATCCGTACAACACAAG acaTATAGTAGGTGGTTCTTCCGGGGGTGAGGGCTGCATACAAGCAGCAGCTGGTTCGCCATTAGGAATAGGATCTGATATCGGTGGCTCTATTCGCATGCCATGCTTTTTCAATGGAATTTTTGGTCATAAACCTTCCAAAg GTATTGTCTCAAACGATGGTCAATATCCAAGTGCCCACAGCGATGATCAGAATCAATTGCTTGCAATAGGTCCTATGTGTAGACACGCACAGGATATGAGACCTGTTCTCAAAGTACTCGCCGATAAGAACGCAGAGATATTGAATTTGGATGATAAAGTCGACATTTCGAAGATCCAG TTTTATTACATGGAGGACGACGGAGGACAATACTTTGTGTCCCCTGTAgatcaagaaataaaatgcGCTATGAGAAAAGTCGTGCTTCACTTTGAAAaagcatataaaataaaagctaCGAAAATACACGtacgaaaatttaaaaaaagcatTGCTCTATGGTTAGCAAATATGACGTCTAAAGATAACAAAGATTTTTCGTACGAATTATCCAACAGGAacggaaatataaatattttatgggAATTTATTAAGTGGTTAATGTTCCTAAGTAATCATACATTAATTGCTCTTCTAACTGCAACATTTGAGAGGTTTGGTATAAAACATGGGAGTGAGCAATACACAAAACTTATACAAGAAAGTAAAGACCTTTACCAAGAATTCAAG GATATTTTGGGGGAAGACGGTATTTTCTTGTATCCGACTCATCCCACGGCAGCTCCGTTGCATCACGAGCCGCTTATAAAagcatttaatttttcgtacACCGCAATTATCAATGTTTTGGGCTTGCCGGCTACAGCATGTCCATTAGGATTAAATAAGCAAGGACTTCCTATAGGCATACAG GTTATCGGTGGTTTAAATCAAGATCGTTTGACGCTTGCCGTTGCCGaggaaattgaaaaaggaTTTGGAGGCTGGGTTCCTCCGCTTATCGTAGCTTAA
- the LOC122636374 gene encoding fatty-acid amide hydrolase 2 isoform X3: MPDIIIKMTTKHKNQTKMSSGRQILSLIHRFIEFVARGIFTLAAYIGGPAESQPPIKDLTLLHSATTLAFKIRNKQLSSEEVVRSYIDRIKEIQPILNCVVEERFEEALKEAKKCDEMLKSPDAPSVQVLAKEKPFLGVPFTTKDCIAVANMKQTAGLILRKDYVSKKDAEVIRLMRAAGAIPLASTNVSELAMWWEAHNRLYGTTRNPYNTRHIVGGSSGGEGCIQAAAGSPLGIGSDIGGSIRMPCFFNGIFGHKPSKGIVSNDGQYPSAHSDDQNQLLAIGPMCRHAQDMRPVLKVLADKNAEILNLDDKVDISKIQFYYMEDDGGQYFVSPVDQEIKCAMRKVVLHFEKAYKIKATKIHVRKFKKSIALWLANMTSKDNKDFSYELSNRNGNINILWEFIKWLMFLSNHTLIALLTATFERFGIKHGSEQYTKLIQESKDLYQEFKDILGEDGIFLYPTHPTAAPLHHEPLIKAFNFSYTAIINVLGLPATACPLGLNKQGLPIGIQVIGGLNQDRLTLAVAEEIEKGFGGWVPPLIVA; the protein is encoded by the exons ATGACGACCAAGcataaaaatcaaacgaaaatGAGTTCAGGAAGACAAATATTAAGTTTAATCCACCGTTTCATCGAGTTCGTTGCTAGGGGTATATTCACGTTAGCAGCTTACATCGGTGGCCCTGCAGAATCTCAACCACCGATAAAGGATTTGACACTTTTACACAGTGCGACCACATTAGCTTTTAAAATTAGGAATAAACAA TTATCTTCCGAAGAGGTAGTGAGGTCGTACATTGacagaataaaagaaattcagCCAATATTAAATTGCGTAGTAGAGGAACGCTTCGAGGAAGCGCTCAAGGAAGCTAAAAAATGTGATGAAATGTTGAAATCTCCCGATGCACCATCCGTACAAGTACTTGCCAAAGAAAAACCTTTCCTTGGTGTTCCCTTTACGACCAAG GATTGTATCGCTGTTGCTAATATGAAGCAAACGGCTGGTTTGATCCTTCGTAAAGATTATGTCTCCAAGAAAGATGCAGAAGTGATAAGACTGATGAGAGCGGCAGGAGCTATACCGTTGGCCTCGACCAATGTTTCGGAACTTGCAATGTGGTGGGAAGCGCATAACCGTTTGTACGGTACCACCAGGAATCCGTACAACACAAG acaTATAGTAGGTGGTTCTTCCGGGGGTGAGGGCTGCATACAAGCAGCAGCTGGTTCGCCATTAGGAATAGGATCTGATATCGGTGGCTCTATTCGCATGCCATGCTTTTTCAATGGAATTTTTGGTCATAAACCTTCCAAAg GTATTGTCTCAAACGATGGTCAATATCCAAGTGCCCACAGCGATGATCAGAATCAATTGCTTGCAATAGGTCCTATGTGTAGACACGCACAGGATATGAGACCTGTTCTCAAAGTACTCGCCGATAAGAACGCAGAGATATTGAATTTGGATGATAAAGTCGACATTTCGAAGATCCAG TTTTATTACATGGAGGACGACGGAGGACAATACTTTGTGTCCCCTGTAgatcaagaaataaaatgcGCTATGAGAAAAGTCGTGCTTCACTTTGAAAaagcatataaaataaaagctaCGAAAATACACGtacgaaaatttaaaaaaagcatTGCTCTATGGTTAGCAAATATGACGTCTAAAGATAACAAAGATTTTTCGTACGAATTATCCAACAGGAacggaaatataaatattttatgggAATTTATTAAGTGGTTAATGTTCCTAAGTAATCATACATTAATTGCTCTTCTAACTGCAACATTTGAGAGGTTTGGTATAAAACATGGGAGTGAGCAATACACAAAACTTATACAAGAAAGTAAAGACCTTTACCAAGAATTCAAG GATATTTTGGGGGAAGACGGTATTTTCTTGTATCCGACTCATCCCACGGCAGCTCCGTTGCATCACGAGCCGCTTATAAAagcatttaatttttcgtacACCGCAATTATCAATGTTTTGGGCTTGCCGGCTACAGCATGTCCATTAGGATTAAATAAGCAAGGACTTCCTATAGGCATACAG GTTATCGGTGGTTTAAATCAAGATCGTTTGACGCTTGCCGTTGCCGaggaaattgaaaaaggaTTTGGAGGCTGGGTTCCTCCGCTTATCGTAGCTTAA